From one Catellatospora sp. IY07-71 genomic stretch:
- a CDS encoding MarR family winged helix-turn-helix transcriptional regulator has protein sequence MDQHDDGALSEAFWAVARHLRHLTKAALTPWQISPSQSRALRVLARQDALRLNELAEQLRIAPRSVTEVVDDLAARGLVERRPDPADRRATLVALTAEGRATAQAIADAGRAETERFFSTLPDADRAHLVRILRGLTP, from the coding sequence GTGGATCAGCACGACGACGGCGCCCTGTCCGAGGCGTTCTGGGCGGTTGCGCGCCACCTGCGCCACCTGACGAAGGCGGCGCTGACCCCGTGGCAGATCAGCCCGTCGCAGTCGCGAGCGCTGCGGGTGCTCGCCCGCCAGGACGCGCTGCGCCTCAACGAGCTGGCCGAGCAGTTGCGCATCGCGCCGCGCTCGGTGACCGAGGTCGTCGACGACCTGGCCGCCCGGGGCCTGGTCGAGCGGCGGCCGGACCCCGCCGACCGCCGGGCGACCCTGGTCGCGCTCACCGCGGAGGGGCGCGCCACGGCACAGGCGATCGCGGACGCCGGGCGTGCCGAGACGGAGCGTTTCTTCAGCACACTGCCCGACGCCGACCGCGCGCACCTGGTCCGCATCCTGCGCGGCCTCACCCCCTGA
- a CDS encoding response regulator transcription factor: MEILLLVNARAGEPSAVLPAIDLLPHTVRTAPRDVRTLVSAPTPDAVLIDARSELSEARATCRMLHATGIGVPLIAVVTEAGLVAVNADWGVDDVILAGAGPAEVEARLRLATGRLSSAAAAAGGLIRGGELTIDPDTYAAKLKGRHLDLTYKEFELLKFLAQHPGRVFSRDQLLREVWGYDYFGGTRTVDVHVRRLRAKLGSEYEAMIGTVRQVGYKFVLPSSRPQHSDDAASSLADALLVDLNLAG, from the coding sequence ATGGAAATCCTGCTCCTGGTGAACGCACGTGCTGGTGAACCATCGGCCGTCCTGCCCGCGATCGACCTGCTCCCGCACACCGTGCGCACCGCACCCCGCGACGTGCGCACCCTGGTGTCGGCGCCCACCCCGGACGCCGTCCTGATCGACGCGCGCTCGGAGCTGTCCGAGGCTCGCGCCACCTGCCGGATGCTGCACGCCACCGGCATCGGCGTGCCGCTGATCGCGGTGGTCACCGAGGCCGGGCTGGTCGCCGTCAACGCCGACTGGGGCGTGGACGACGTGATCCTGGCCGGGGCGGGCCCGGCCGAGGTCGAGGCCCGGCTGCGCCTGGCGACCGGGCGGCTCAGCTCCGCGGCCGCGGCCGCCGGGGGCCTGATCCGCGGCGGTGAGCTGACCATCGATCCGGACACCTACGCGGCGAAGCTCAAGGGACGTCACCTCGATCTCACCTACAAGGAGTTCGAGCTGCTGAAGTTCCTGGCGCAGCACCCGGGCCGCGTGTTCTCCCGCGACCAGCTGCTGCGCGAGGTGTGGGGCTACGACTACTTCGGCGGCACCCGCACCGTCGACGTGCACGTGCGGCGCCTGCGCGCCAAGCTCGGCTCGGAGTACGAGGCGATGATCGGCACCGTGCGCCAGGTCGGCTACAAGTTCGTGCTGCCGTCCTCGCGCCCGCAGCACTCCGACGACGCCGCGTCCAGCCTCGCCGACGCGCTGCTGGTGGACCTCAACCTGGCTGGCTGA
- a CDS encoding RNA polymerase sigma factor produces the protein MESSLRARIRAGDATAFAELFDQYARSVYNHAFRLTADWSVAEDVMAATYLQAWRSRERIGEEGGSLRPWLLGIATNEARNHTRSNRRYRAAAAALHAEDFSEPDHADRVAGRIDDGARLTAAIAALAKLRRQEREVVTLCLWEGLDYESAARALGVPVGTVRSRLSRARTRLRALVDRVSRNPAGPVGQIPDGVVRLTKEGNR, from the coding sequence ATGGAGTCGAGTCTGCGCGCCCGGATCCGGGCGGGTGACGCCACGGCGTTCGCCGAGCTGTTCGACCAGTACGCGCGGTCGGTGTACAACCACGCGTTCCGGCTCACCGCCGACTGGTCCGTCGCCGAGGACGTCATGGCCGCCACGTACCTGCAGGCCTGGCGCTCGCGGGAGCGGATCGGCGAGGAGGGCGGGTCGCTGCGGCCGTGGCTGCTGGGCATCGCCACGAACGAGGCCCGCAACCACACCCGCAGCAACCGCCGCTACCGCGCCGCCGCGGCGGCCCTGCACGCGGAGGACTTCAGCGAACCCGATCACGCCGACCGGGTCGCCGGGCGCATCGACGACGGCGCTCGCCTCACCGCCGCGATCGCCGCCCTCGCCAAGCTGCGCCGCCAGGAACGTGAGGTCGTCACCCTCTGCCTGTGGGAGGGCCTGGACTACGAGTCGGCAGCGCGGGCGCTGGGCGTGCCGGTCGGCACGGTGCGCTCGCGCCTGTCCCGGGCCCGGACCAGGCTGCGCGCCCTCGTCGACCGGGTGTCCCGGAACCCGGCCGGGCCGGTCGGACAGATACCGGACGGCGTCGTCCGACTCACCAAGGAGGGCAACCGATGA
- a CDS encoding ABC transporter ATP-binding protein, with translation MTAEEKAQAREVSLRRVGGLFSAHRGQIALVTAIIVASSVIGMASPFLLREVIDVALPQADLTLLVWLVLGMVAVAGLTAALGVVQTWISTNVGQQIMHRLRTDVFAHLHRQSIAFFTRTRAGEVQSRITNDIGGMQAVVTSTATSVASNLTTTVATAVAMAALSWQLSLVSLVVMPPAVYLTRRVARMRRAITAQRQRELADLNVTIEEGLSVSGVQLSKTTGTGPALVERFAASSARLIDLELRSELAGRWRMASMSIVFAAIPAVIYLSAGLPATAGALSIGTLVAFTALQGSLFRPLMGLLNVGVSLTSSLALFARIFEYLDLPVDVDDPARPVAIDPARVAGHLRLEDVTFAYPGSGTAAVAGVSLDVPAGTSLALVGETGSGKSTIAALICRLYDPAAGRITVDGVDLRDLRLADLARIVGVVSQETYLLHTTIRENLRYVQPDATDAEIEQAARAAQIHDLIVELPDGYDTMVGSRGHRFSGGEKQRIAIARTLLRDPRILVLDEATSALDTETERAVQRALDELSRGRTTITIAHRMSTVRDADQIAVVDHGRILESGTHADLVEDGGRYAALAA, from the coding sequence GTGACCGCCGAGGAGAAGGCGCAGGCCCGCGAGGTCTCACTGCGCCGCGTCGGCGGCCTGTTCAGCGCCCACCGCGGGCAGATCGCACTGGTCACCGCCATCATCGTGGCCTCGTCCGTGATCGGCATGGCCTCGCCGTTCCTGCTGCGCGAGGTCATCGACGTCGCGCTGCCCCAGGCCGACCTGACCCTGCTGGTCTGGCTCGTGCTCGGCATGGTCGCGGTGGCCGGGCTCACCGCCGCCCTCGGCGTCGTGCAGACGTGGATCTCCACCAACGTCGGGCAGCAGATCATGCACCGGCTGCGCACCGATGTCTTCGCGCACCTGCACCGCCAGTCCATCGCGTTCTTCACCCGCACCCGCGCGGGCGAGGTGCAGTCGCGCATCACCAACGACATCGGCGGCATGCAGGCCGTGGTCACCTCCACCGCGACCTCCGTCGCGTCGAACCTGACCACCACCGTCGCGACCGCCGTGGCCATGGCCGCCCTGTCCTGGCAGCTGTCGCTGGTCTCCCTCGTGGTCATGCCCCCGGCCGTGTACCTGACCCGCCGCGTCGCGCGCATGCGGCGCGCCATCACCGCGCAGCGCCAGCGCGAGCTGGCCGACCTCAACGTCACCATCGAGGAGGGACTGTCGGTCAGCGGCGTCCAGCTGAGCAAGACCACCGGCACCGGCCCCGCGCTGGTCGAGCGCTTCGCCGCGTCGTCGGCGCGCCTGATCGATCTGGAGCTGCGCTCGGAGCTGGCGGGGCGCTGGCGGATGGCCTCGATGAGCATCGTCTTCGCGGCGATCCCCGCGGTCATCTACCTCAGCGCCGGCCTGCCCGCCACCGCCGGCGCGCTCAGCATCGGCACGCTGGTCGCGTTCACCGCGCTGCAGGGCAGCCTGTTCCGGCCGCTGATGGGGCTGCTCAACGTCGGCGTCTCGCTGACCAGCTCGCTGGCCCTGTTCGCACGCATCTTCGAGTATCTCGACCTGCCCGTGGACGTCGACGATCCGGCGCGTCCGGTCGCGATCGACCCGGCCCGCGTCGCGGGGCACCTGCGCCTGGAGGACGTCACGTTCGCGTACCCCGGCAGCGGGACCGCCGCCGTGGCGGGCGTCAGCCTCGACGTGCCCGCCGGGACCTCGCTGGCGCTGGTCGGCGAGACCGGCTCCGGCAAGAGCACCATCGCCGCGCTGATCTGCCGGCTCTACGATCCGGCCGCCGGACGCATCACCGTCGACGGCGTCGACCTGCGCGACCTGCGCCTGGCCGACCTCGCCCGCATCGTCGGCGTGGTCAGCCAGGAGACGTACCTGCTGCACACCACCATCCGGGAGAACCTGCGCTACGTGCAGCCCGACGCGACCGACGCCGAGATCGAGCAGGCGGCCCGCGCCGCGCAGATCCACGACCTCATCGTCGAACTGCCCGACGGCTACGACACCATGGTCGGCTCGCGCGGGCACCGCTTCTCCGGCGGCGAGAAGCAGCGCATCGCCATCGCGCGTACGCTGCTGCGCGACCCCCGGATCCTGGTCCTCGACGAGGCGACCAGCGCGCTGGACACCGAGACCGAACGCGCCGTGCAGCGCGCCCTCGACGAGCTGTCCCGCGGGCGCACCACCATCACCATCGCGCACCGGATGTCGACCGTGCGCGACGCCGACCAGATCGCCGTGGTCGACCACGGCCGCATCCTCGAATCCGGCACGCACGCCGACCTCGTGGAGGACGGCGGCCGCTACGCCGCGCTCGCCGCGTGA
- a CDS encoding SpoIIE family protein phosphatase, which produces MTDSGDGLIDDVFAADPEVAADLRAVDWGATPVGPVPGWPQSLRTAVSILLSSKFPMWMAWGPELTFFCNAAYRRDTLGHKYPWALGRSASQVWAEIWDDIGPRIERVLATGQASWDEALLLFLERSGYQEETYHTFSYSPLRDESGAAVGMLCVVSEDTTRVISERRMATLRDLGSDLSVVRTQQETLAFASRQLERNQRDLPFTLIYLSDGTTARLAETTGMPDGHPVAVPALPLDGSAPTWPVITTGTEPQLVELDEPRFGALPTGAWPLPPVQALVVPLLRQGEDPAGFLVAGLNRYRPLDDGYRSFLELVAGHVATGIGSARSYQEQQRRAEELAELDRAKTVFFSNISHEFRTPLTLIMGPVDDLRRHPDTDPATRAELDVIHRNGLRLGKLVNSLLDFSRLEAGRMQARYEPVDLAAVTAELASVFRSAVEKAGLRLTVDCPPLDRPVYLDRGMWEKVVLNLLSNALKFTFDGSVEVSVRSDGRHAIVSVTDTGIGIAADEIPRLFERFHRIENTRSRSNEGSGIGLALVQELVSLHRGTITAHSTEGEGTRFTIQLPFGHQHLPDGAIVAPTTGATLSAAAEPYVQEALRWLPDPATDRLGRPDQDPAVYGPSLARPASVLVADDNADMRAYLARLLSGAGYQVSTVQDGRQALDEARARNPELVISDVMMPRLDGLQLLMALRADPRTEAIPVILLSARAGQEASIEGLQAGADDYLVKPFAAAELLARVRANVELARIRNHHSRWRTALINSLQEAFFVCDEDGAVVEINTAFTDILGYGPEGLPYRPQHPWWPDAADADAYQQVAAAFDTLLRNAQGSYTIPVVHRSGRRVWANATFNKAQDPDSGRTVTVGTFRDVTAEHYAIQRDNALAALNMRLSQAPDLAHAAVEALAELQRLWHAAQVWGVVFSPGAPPVVTTAQGTVAAWEHLAEHHRDAITTLRDGPNLTPATGDSAGIRLEHPHGTMVVWLNLGANRPFTEHDRLLLSLLGGSLAQGLTRAHQIDQQRETALALQRALLGPAQLPQGFAVRYEPAATPLEIGGDWYDTIALPDGRIGIVVGDCVGRGLSAAAVMGQLRSACRALLLQDPSPARTLMTMDHFAAGTPGAACTTVFCGVLDPRTGRLTYASAGHPPGVVAHHDGGTSILDKGRSLPLAVRPGTARGHAEYTVPPRATMILYTDGLIERRRRSLDEGIASAATTLHQGRDIDVDQLAAYVMEQLTPADGFDDDVAFLLYRQPGPLQLVFPADAGQLAPVRSALRDWLQRCGLPMEIAQGALIAAGEACANAIEHGHRANPGEPIELRAVAYADRLRLVVTDTGRWKIPTVNTDRGRGVGLMRAMMSEVNINSTSAGTTVDMHARIPR; this is translated from the coding sequence GTGACGGATTCCGGCGACGGCCTGATCGACGACGTGTTCGCCGCGGATCCCGAGGTCGCCGCGGATCTGCGCGCGGTCGACTGGGGCGCGACGCCGGTGGGGCCCGTGCCCGGCTGGCCGCAGAGCCTGCGCACCGCGGTGAGCATCCTGCTCTCGTCGAAGTTCCCCATGTGGATGGCCTGGGGCCCGGAGCTGACGTTCTTCTGCAACGCGGCGTACCGGCGTGACACGCTCGGGCACAAATACCCCTGGGCCCTCGGCCGCTCGGCCAGCCAGGTGTGGGCCGAGATCTGGGACGACATCGGCCCCCGCATCGAGCGGGTGCTGGCCACCGGCCAGGCGAGCTGGGACGAGGCGCTGCTGCTGTTCCTGGAGCGGTCCGGCTACCAGGAGGAGACGTACCACACCTTCTCTTACAGCCCGTTACGGGACGAGTCAGGCGCCGCCGTCGGCATGCTCTGCGTCGTCAGCGAGGACACCACGCGCGTCATCAGTGAGCGCCGCATGGCCACGCTGCGCGACCTCGGCTCCGACCTCAGCGTCGTGCGCACGCAGCAGGAGACGCTCGCCTTCGCCAGCCGCCAGCTGGAGCGAAACCAGCGCGATCTTCCGTTCACCCTGATCTACCTCAGCGACGGCACGACCGCCCGGCTGGCGGAGACCACCGGCATGCCCGACGGGCATCCCGTCGCCGTCCCCGCCCTGCCGCTGGACGGGTCGGCACCGACCTGGCCGGTGATCACGACCGGGACGGAGCCCCAGCTCGTCGAGCTGGACGAGCCCCGATTCGGCGCGCTGCCGACCGGGGCCTGGCCCCTGCCGCCCGTGCAGGCGCTGGTCGTCCCGCTGCTGCGCCAGGGCGAGGACCCCGCCGGTTTCCTCGTCGCCGGGCTCAACCGCTACCGCCCCCTCGACGACGGTTACCGCTCCTTCCTGGAACTGGTGGCCGGGCACGTCGCGACCGGGATCGGCAGCGCCCGCAGCTACCAGGAGCAGCAGCGGCGCGCCGAGGAGCTCGCCGAGCTCGACCGGGCCAAGACGGTGTTCTTCTCCAACATCAGCCACGAGTTCCGCACCCCGCTGACCCTGATCATGGGACCGGTCGACGACCTGCGCCGCCACCCGGACACCGATCCGGCGACGCGGGCGGAGCTGGACGTCATCCACCGCAACGGCCTGCGGCTGGGCAAGCTGGTCAACAGCCTGCTCGACTTCTCCCGCCTGGAGGCCGGGCGGATGCAGGCCCGGTACGAGCCGGTCGACCTCGCCGCCGTCACCGCGGAGCTGGCCAGCGTCTTCCGGTCCGCCGTCGAGAAGGCCGGCCTGCGCCTCACCGTGGACTGCCCGCCGCTGGACCGGCCCGTGTACCTCGACCGCGGCATGTGGGAGAAGGTCGTCCTCAACCTGCTCAGCAACGCCCTGAAGTTCACCTTCGACGGCTCGGTCGAGGTCAGCGTCCGCAGCGACGGCCGGCACGCGATCGTCAGCGTGACCGACACGGGCATCGGCATCGCCGCCGACGAGATACCGCGGCTGTTCGAGCGGTTCCACCGCATCGAGAACACCCGTTCCCGGTCCAACGAGGGCAGCGGCATCGGCCTGGCCCTGGTGCAGGAGCTGGTCAGCCTGCACCGCGGAACCATCACCGCGCACAGCACCGAGGGCGAGGGCACCCGCTTCACCATCCAGCTCCCCTTCGGCCACCAGCATCTGCCTGACGGCGCCATCGTCGCGCCGACGACCGGCGCCACCCTGTCCGCCGCCGCCGAGCCCTACGTGCAGGAGGCCCTGCGCTGGTTGCCCGATCCGGCGACGGACCGGCTCGGCCGGCCCGACCAGGACCCGGCGGTGTACGGCCCCAGCCTGGCCAGGCCCGCCAGCGTGCTCGTCGCCGACGACAACGCCGACATGCGGGCCTACCTCGCCCGGCTGCTGAGCGGCGCGGGCTACCAGGTCAGCACGGTGCAGGACGGAAGGCAGGCGCTCGACGAGGCCCGTGCCCGCAACCCCGAACTGGTCATCAGCGACGTCATGATGCCCCGCCTGGACGGCCTGCAGCTGCTCATGGCGCTACGGGCCGATCCGCGCACCGAGGCGATCCCCGTCATCCTGCTGTCGGCCCGCGCGGGCCAGGAGGCCTCCATCGAGGGGCTGCAGGCAGGCGCCGACGACTACCTCGTCAAACCCTTCGCCGCGGCCGAACTGCTCGCCCGGGTCCGGGCCAATGTGGAGCTCGCCCGGATCAGGAACCACCACTCCCGATGGCGCACCGCCCTGATCAACTCGCTGCAGGAGGCGTTCTTCGTCTGCGACGAGGACGGCGCCGTCGTCGAGATCAACACCGCGTTCACCGACATCCTCGGCTACGGCCCCGAAGGCCTGCCCTACCGGCCGCAGCACCCCTGGTGGCCCGATGCCGCCGACGCCGACGCGTACCAGCAGGTCGCCGCCGCCTTCGACACGCTGCTGCGCAACGCGCAGGGCAGCTACACCATCCCCGTCGTACATCGCAGCGGGCGTCGCGTGTGGGCCAACGCCACCTTCAACAAGGCACAGGATCCCGACAGCGGCCGCACCGTCACCGTCGGCACCTTCCGCGACGTCACCGCCGAGCACTACGCCATCCAGCGCGACAACGCCCTCGCCGCCCTCAACATGCGCCTGTCGCAGGCGCCGGACCTCGCCCACGCCGCCGTCGAGGCGCTGGCGGAGCTGCAGCGCCTCTGGCACGCCGCACAGGTCTGGGGCGTCGTCTTCAGTCCCGGCGCCCCGCCCGTGGTCACCACCGCCCAGGGCACCGTCGCCGCCTGGGAGCACCTGGCCGAGCACCACCGCGACGCCATCACGACCCTGCGCGACGGACCGAACCTCACCCCGGCGACCGGTGACAGCGCCGGCATCCGGCTCGAACACCCCCACGGCACCATGGTGGTCTGGCTGAACCTCGGCGCGAACCGGCCCTTCACCGAACACGACCGGCTGCTGCTGTCCCTGCTGGGCGGCAGCCTCGCCCAGGGACTCACCCGCGCCCACCAGATCGACCAGCAGCGGGAGACCGCCCTGGCGCTGCAGCGTGCCCTGCTCGGCCCCGCGCAGCTGCCGCAGGGCTTCGCGGTCCGCTACGAACCGGCGGCCACCCCGCTGGAGATCGGCGGCGACTGGTACGACACCATCGCCCTGCCCGACGGCCGCATCGGCATCGTCGTCGGCGACTGCGTAGGCCGCGGCCTGAGCGCCGCCGCCGTCATGGGGCAGCTGCGCAGCGCGTGCCGTGCCCTGCTGCTGCAGGACCCCAGCCCCGCCCGCACCCTGATGACCATGGACCACTTCGCGGCGGGCACCCCCGGCGCCGCCTGCACCACCGTCTTCTGCGGCGTGCTCGACCCGCGGACCGGCCGGCTCACCTACGCCAGCGCCGGGCATCCCCCCGGCGTCGTCGCGCACCACGACGGCGGCACCAGCATCCTCGACAAGGGCCGGTCACTGCCGCTTGCGGTACGCCCCGGGACCGCCCGCGGCCATGCCGAGTACACCGTGCCGCCACGGGCGACGATGATCCTCTACACCGACGGCCTCATCGAGCGCCGCCGCCGCTCCCTGGACGAGGGCATCGCCAGCGCCGCGACGACCCTGCACCAGGGCCGCGACATCGACGTCGACCAGCTCGCGGCGTACGTCATGGAGCAGCTCACCCCGGCCGACGGGTTCGACGACGACGTCGCGTTCCTGCTCTACCGCCAGCCCGGGCCGCTGCAGCTCGTCTTCCCCGCCGACGCCGGCCAGCTCGCCCCGGTCCGCAGCGCGCTGCGCGACTGGCTGCAGCGCTGCGGCCTGCCGATGGAGATCGCGCA
- a CDS encoding glucosidase — MTTNTDASPEKDRLDQADAGALPWRAWGPYLSERAWGTVREDYSATGEAWSYFPHDHARSRTYRWNEDGMGGVCDEQQRFCFALALWNGRDPILKERMFGLTGPEGNHGEDVKEYWWYEDSTPTHSHMSWRYHYPQAEFPYRELVETNARRSRDEPEFELVDTGVFEGDRYWSVTADYAKASPTDMCVVVTVANRGPEAATIHVLPTLWFRNTWAWGRPRHDAVPVITGHDGRLTGEHPELGTIELVGDGTPTALCCDNETNSERLWGAPGRSAYPKDGINDHVVHGAATVNPARTGTKAALHYVLDVPAGESRQIRLRLAMPAAGSTDLGDGFAQVMADRRAESDAFFAGLMPAGSTDDEARVVRGAIAGLMWGKQFYRYDVGEWLIGDRTTVTPPAGRLHGRNSAWWHMAAADVISMPDPWEYPWFAAWDLAFHCVAIARVDPAFAKQQLLLLVRDWYMHPDGRVPAYEWAFGDVNPPVHAWAALRVFELDGGRDFDFLERVMHKLMLNFNWWVNRKDADGNNIFEGGFLGLDNIGPFDRSAPLPVEGRMEQSDGTGWMAMYAANLLEIAVRLAERNPSYEDVATKYFEHFAYITAAAQSLWSEKDGFYCDTIRVGNEPPIPLRVFSIVGLIPLVATVTWREGTYGRLKDLVGRVNWFLEHKAQYAAVVGEQRTRPSGERHRLLSMVTMDQLEPIVSRMLDEGEFLSPYGLRSISRVHAGEPFVINLGGWDHSVGYEPGESRTGAFGGNSNWRGPVWMPVNYLLIGALKQFGDFLGESATFEYPTGSGTRQHLNEIADHLSERLVGIFLRDGNGRRPVYGGTELFQSHPDWRDRLIYPEYFHGDDGSGLGAAHQTGWTALVADLILGRPDRHRH; from the coding sequence ATGACTACGAACACTGATGCAAGCCCCGAAAAGGACCGCCTGGACCAGGCCGACGCCGGCGCGCTGCCCTGGCGGGCCTGGGGGCCGTACCTGTCCGAACGCGCCTGGGGCACGGTGCGCGAGGACTACAGCGCCACCGGCGAGGCCTGGAGCTACTTCCCGCACGACCACGCCCGCTCGCGGACCTACCGCTGGAACGAGGACGGCATGGGCGGCGTCTGCGACGAACAGCAGCGCTTCTGCTTCGCGCTCGCCCTGTGGAACGGCAGGGATCCGATCCTGAAGGAGCGCATGTTCGGCCTCACCGGCCCCGAGGGCAACCACGGCGAGGACGTCAAGGAGTACTGGTGGTACGAGGACTCGACCCCGACCCACTCGCACATGAGCTGGCGCTACCACTACCCGCAGGCGGAGTTCCCGTACCGCGAGCTGGTCGAGACCAACGCCCGCCGGAGCCGGGACGAGCCGGAGTTCGAGCTGGTCGACACGGGGGTCTTCGAGGGCGACCGCTACTGGTCGGTCACCGCCGACTACGCGAAGGCCTCCCCGACCGACATGTGCGTCGTGGTGACGGTCGCCAACCGGGGGCCGGAGGCCGCGACGATCCACGTCCTGCCGACACTGTGGTTCCGCAACACCTGGGCCTGGGGCCGCCCCCGCCACGACGCCGTGCCGGTGATCACCGGCCACGACGGCCGCCTCACCGGCGAGCACCCGGAGCTGGGCACGATCGAGCTGGTCGGTGACGGTACGCCCACCGCGCTGTGCTGCGACAACGAGACCAACAGCGAGCGGCTGTGGGGCGCGCCGGGCCGTTCGGCGTACCCGAAGGACGGCATCAACGACCACGTCGTGCACGGCGCCGCCACCGTCAACCCGGCGCGGACCGGCACCAAGGCGGCGCTGCACTACGTGCTCGACGTGCCGGCCGGGGAGTCCCGGCAGATCCGGCTGCGGCTGGCGATGCCCGCCGCCGGCTCCACCGACCTCGGGGACGGCTTCGCGCAGGTCATGGCGGATCGCCGCGCCGAATCGGACGCGTTCTTCGCCGGGCTGATGCCCGCCGGGTCGACCGACGACGAGGCCCGCGTGGTGCGCGGCGCGATCGCCGGTCTGATGTGGGGCAAGCAGTTCTACCGCTACGACGTCGGCGAGTGGCTGATCGGGGACCGGACCACGGTCACCCCGCCGGCCGGCCGGCTGCACGGGCGCAACAGCGCCTGGTGGCACATGGCCGCCGCCGACGTCATCTCCATGCCGGACCCGTGGGAGTACCCGTGGTTCGCGGCGTGGGATCTCGCGTTCCACTGCGTCGCGATCGCCCGCGTCGACCCGGCGTTCGCCAAGCAGCAGCTGCTCCTGCTCGTCCGGGACTGGTACATGCATCCCGACGGGCGGGTCCCGGCGTACGAGTGGGCGTTCGGCGACGTCAACCCGCCGGTGCACGCCTGGGCGGCGCTGCGCGTGTTCGAGCTGGACGGGGGTCGTGACTTCGACTTCCTCGAACGGGTCATGCACAAGCTGATGCTCAACTTCAACTGGTGGGTCAACCGCAAGGACGCCGACGGCAACAACATCTTCGAGGGCGGCTTCCTGGGCCTGGACAACATCGGCCCGTTCGACCGGTCGGCGCCGCTGCCCGTCGAGGGCCGGATGGAGCAGTCCGACGGCACCGGCTGGATGGCGATGTACGCGGCGAACCTGCTGGAGATCGCCGTCCGTCTCGCCGAGCGCAACCCCAGCTACGAGGACGTGGCGACGAAGTACTTCGAGCACTTCGCGTACATCACGGCGGCGGCGCAGTCGCTGTGGAGTGAGAAGGACGGCTTCTACTGCGACACGATCCGGGTCGGCAACGAGCCGCCGATCCCGCTGCGGGTGTTCTCGATCGTCGGGCTGATCCCGCTGGTGGCGACCGTGACGTGGCGCGAGGGCACGTACGGCCGGCTGAAGGACCTGGTCGGACGGGTCAACTGGTTCCTGGAGCACAAGGCCCAGTACGCGGCGGTCGTCGGCGAGCAGCGCACCCGCCCGTCCGGCGAGCGGCACCGGTTGCTGTCGATGGTGACCATGGACCAGCTGGAGCCGATCGTGTCCCGGATGCTCGACGAGGGCGAGTTCCTCAGCCCGTACGGCCTGCGCAGCATCTCGCGGGTGCACGCCGGTGAGCCGTTCGTGATCAACCTCGGCGGCTGGGACCACAGCGTCGGCTACGAGCCGGGCGAGTCCCGGACCGGGGCGTTCGGCGGCAACTCGAACTGGCGCGGCCCGGTCTGGATGCCGGTGAACTACCTGCTCATCGGGGCGCTCAAGCAGTTCGGCGACTTCCTGGGGGAGTCGGCGACGTTCGAGTACCCGACCGGCTCCGGCACCCGGCAGCACCTGAACGAGATCGCCGACCACCTGTCCGAGCGGCTGGTGGGCATCTTCCTGCGGGACGGGAACGGGCGGCGGCCGGTGTACGGGGGGACCGAGCTGTTCCAGTCCCACCCGGACTGGCGCGACCGGCTGATCTACCCGGAGTACTTCCACGGCGACGACGGCTCGGGCCTCGGCGCGGCCCACCAGACCGGCTGGACCGCGCTGGTGGCCGACCTGATCCTCGGCCGACCGGACCGGCACCGGCACTGA